The Streptomyces clavuligerus genome includes a region encoding these proteins:
- a CDS encoding oxidoreductase, with the protein MSAGTGTENSATAPGVAARTGGAARLAGRRAVVTGGTRGIGAAIVARLAAEGASVLTTARGPGGSVPEGVHFLTADAAVAADAERVADAAQALLGGVDILVDNAGGTTTRPDSVLDADDEEWRRNLETNLMSAVRLDRAVLPGMLARGDGVIVHVSSTAAHEPMREAAAYSAAKAALSVYSKTLAGQVGPRGVRVNRISPGVTLTSAAEDMLERIAARDGGDREAALSDWMAGLGGIPLQRPGTPEEIAALVAFLVSADAAWITGADHVIDGGMLRTP; encoded by the coding sequence GTGAGCGCCGGAACGGGGACGGAGAACAGCGCGACGGCCCCGGGCGTCGCCGCCCGGACCGGCGGGGCCGCGCGTCTGGCGGGCAGGCGGGCGGTGGTGACCGGCGGGACCCGGGGCATCGGAGCCGCGATCGTGGCCCGGCTGGCCGCCGAGGGCGCCTCGGTGCTCACCACCGCGCGCGGCCCCGGCGGCAGTGTCCCCGAAGGGGTGCACTTCCTGACCGCCGACGCCGCCGTGGCCGCCGACGCGGAACGGGTGGCCGACGCGGCGCAGGCGCTGCTGGGAGGCGTCGACATCCTGGTCGACAACGCCGGGGGCACGACCACCCGCCCCGACAGCGTCCTGGACGCCGACGACGAGGAGTGGCGCCGGAACCTGGAGACCAATCTGATGAGCGCCGTCCGGCTCGACCGGGCGGTCCTCCCCGGCATGCTCGCCCGTGGCGACGGGGTGATCGTCCATGTCTCGTCGACCGCGGCGCACGAACCGATGCGGGAGGCCGCGGCGTACTCGGCCGCCAAGGCGGCGCTGTCCGTCTACAGCAAGACCCTCGCCGGTCAGGTCGGCCCCCGGGGCGTCCGGGTCAACCGGATCTCCCCGGGGGTGACCCTCACCTCCGCCGCCGAGGACATGCTGGAACGCATCGCCGCCCGCGACGGCGGCGACCGCGAGGCGGCCCTGAGCGACTGGATGGCCGGGCTGGGCGGCATCCCGCTGCAACGCCCCGGCACACCCGAGGAGATCGCCGCGCTCGTCGCCTTCCTCGTCTCCGCCGACGCCGCGTGGATCACCGGCGCCGACCATGTCATCGACGGCGGCATGCTGCGCACCCCCTGA
- a CDS encoding NmrA/HSCARG family protein, producing the protein MSEAKKIIAVVGATGSQGGGLARAILADHDGPFALRALTRDVGSPGARRLADAGAEVVAADLDDERSVRSAFEGAYGAFVVTNFWAPRPEWDVRRRSAARMEQEQAGNAARAARAAGLRHVIWSTLEDTRETLRDAAGQPEVPVLEGDYTVPHFDAKAEADRLFTAEGVPTTFLRTTFFYEAFLRGMGPVRAEDGTLVLTLPMADARLAGIASDDIGRTALGVFRHPELIGRTVSIAGSHHTGAEIAGLFTAALGEQVHYRPAGLDEYRASGAFAADEVANMFAYYVKAADVFTGDRDLDAVRALNPGLQSLPEWLARHAKEVVQ; encoded by the coding sequence ATGTCGGAAGCGAAAAAGATCATCGCTGTGGTGGGCGCGACCGGCTCGCAGGGCGGCGGTCTCGCCCGGGCGATCCTGGCCGACCACGACGGCCCGTTCGCCCTGCGGGCCCTGACCCGCGACGTCGGCTCACCCGGCGCCCGGCGCCTGGCCGATGCCGGTGCCGAGGTGGTGGCGGCCGACCTCGACGACGAGAGGTCCGTGCGCTCCGCCTTCGAGGGCGCGTACGGCGCGTTCGTCGTCACGAACTTCTGGGCCCCCCGCCCGGAGTGGGACGTCCGGCGCCGTTCGGCGGCGCGGATGGAGCAGGAGCAGGCGGGCAACGCCGCGCGGGCCGCCCGGGCCGCCGGGCTGCGGCATGTGATCTGGTCCACCCTGGAGGACACCCGCGAGACGCTCCGCGACGCCGCCGGACAGCCGGAGGTGCCCGTGCTCGAAGGCGACTACACCGTGCCCCACTTCGACGCCAAGGCCGAGGCGGACCGGCTGTTCACCGCCGAGGGCGTGCCCACCACCTTCCTGCGCACCACCTTCTTCTACGAGGCGTTCCTGCGCGGCATGGGCCCGGTGCGGGCCGAGGACGGCACGCTGGTGCTGACCCTGCCGATGGCGGACGCCCGGCTCGCCGGAATCGCCTCCGACGACATCGGACGGACCGCGCTGGGCGTCTTCCGCCACCCGGAGCTGATCGGGAGGACCGTCTCCATCGCGGGCTCCCACCACACCGGGGCGGAGATCGCCGGGCTGTTCACGGCGGCGCTGGGCGAGCAGGTCCACTACCGCCCGGCGGGGCTGGACGAGTACCGCGCCTCCGGCGCCTTCGCGGCGGACGAGGTGGCCAACATGTTCGCGTACTACGTCAAGGCCGCCGACGTCTTCACCGGTGACCGTGACCTCGACGCCGTGCGCGCGCTCAACCCCGGCCTCCAGTCGCTCCCCGAGTGGCTGGCGCGGCACGCGAAGGAGGTCGTCCAGTGA
- a CDS encoding MarR family winged helix-turn-helix transcriptional regulator has product MSDDPWLNEAEQRAWRSYLHMQRMLHVRLASRLQRDFDLSGADYEILVNLSEAAGGRMCPSDLLGATQWEKSRLSHHISRMERRGLVTREPSRTGRYPDIQLTDAGRTAIRRAAPAHAAHVRALVVDVLGPERLARFEEDCRAITDALDAEEEPPGSSS; this is encoded by the coding sequence ATGTCCGACGATCCCTGGCTGAACGAGGCCGAACAGCGCGCCTGGCGGTCCTACCTCCATATGCAGCGCATGCTCCATGTCCGTCTCGCCTCCCGGTTGCAGCGCGACTTCGACCTCTCGGGAGCCGACTACGAGATCCTGGTCAACCTCTCGGAGGCCGCGGGCGGACGGATGTGCCCCAGCGATCTGCTCGGGGCGACCCAGTGGGAGAAGAGCCGGCTGTCCCACCACATCAGCCGTATGGAACGCCGCGGCCTGGTCACCCGCGAGCCCTCACGCACCGGCCGCTACCCCGACATCCAGCTCACCGATGCGGGCCGCACCGCGATCCGCCGGGCCGCCCCCGCCCACGCGGCACACGTCCGCGCCCTCGTCGTGGACGTCCTCGGCCCGGAGCGCCTCGCCCGCTTCGAGGAGGACTGCCGGGCGATCACGGACGCGCTGGACGCGGAGGAGGAGCCGCCCGGCTCCTCCAGCTAG
- a CDS encoding ATP-grasp domain-containing protein encodes MAPRARQAIEAPAQVWVLVREHPVPLFASTSALVAELERIHGPRCAVWHTDELLMGVEDGRLILRTLGGLDVPPPKVVLVRQVPGSMDGNREIALLRHLELMGATLVNPASAHRRCGSKLEQLQHLALAGLPVPDSLTYATAPLTGVVRTPGLPTPCVVKSGSGKGGQQVFLAPDRGMLKAVAGSLTPDTTWLLQEYVAASHGRDLRVVVVDGQAVGAQVRTSSDGSLAANLARGGGAQVCAGRYPRAEALAVEAARALGLAIAGVDLLFASGDPEAPECPDEAEGVADPEDAEGGYVIGEVNAVPGISPRRMPQAIPAITAYVDRLLRAPGSTGSTGSTGST; translated from the coding sequence ATGGCGCCCAGGGCACGACAGGCGATCGAGGCACCGGCCCAGGTGTGGGTGCTGGTGCGGGAGCACCCGGTGCCCCTGTTCGCGAGCACCAGCGCGCTGGTGGCCGAGCTGGAACGGATCCACGGCCCCCGCTGCGCCGTCTGGCACACCGACGAACTGCTCATGGGCGTCGAGGACGGCCGGCTGATCCTGCGGACCCTGGGCGGTCTGGACGTCCCGCCACCCAAGGTCGTCCTCGTCCGCCAGGTCCCCGGCTCCATGGACGGCAACCGCGAGATCGCGCTGTTGCGGCACCTGGAACTCATGGGCGCCACCCTGGTCAACCCGGCCTCCGCGCACCGGCGCTGCGGCAGCAAACTGGAACAGCTCCAGCATCTGGCCCTCGCCGGGCTGCCCGTGCCGGACTCCCTCACCTACGCGACCGCACCGCTCACCGGTGTCGTCCGCACCCCCGGCCTGCCCACCCCGTGCGTGGTGAAATCCGGCAGCGGCAAGGGCGGCCAGCAGGTCTTCCTCGCCCCGGACCGGGGCATGCTCAAAGCCGTCGCGGGCAGCCTCACCCCCGATACGACCTGGCTCCTCCAGGAGTATGTGGCCGCCTCGCACGGCCGTGACCTGCGGGTCGTCGTCGTGGACGGCCAGGCCGTCGGGGCCCAGGTCCGCACCTCGTCCGACGGTTCCCTCGCGGCCAACCTGGCCCGGGGCGGCGGCGCGCAGGTCTGCGCGGGCCGCTATCCGCGCGCCGAGGCGCTTGCCGTCGAGGCGGCCCGGGCGCTCGGACTGGCCATCGCCGGGGTGGACCTGCTCTTCGCCTCGGGGGACCCGGAAGCCCCGGAATGCCCGGACGAGGCGGAAGGCGTGGCGGACCCGGAAGACGCTGAGGGCGGGTACGTCATCGGCGAGGTCAACGCCGTCCCCGGCATCAGTCCCCGGCGCATGCCCCAGGCCATCCCCGCGATCACCGCGTACGTGGACCGCCTGCTACGCGCTCCGGGAAGCACCGGAAGCACCGGAAGCACCGGAAGCACCTGA
- a CDS encoding SGNH/GDSL hydrolase family protein — translation MRSTFRHLTVTAVAAATMAAFSLANTPARATTEESAEAPPIAAARLSALASANDWSGAWAAAHQYPVAAPVHPYNWSVEGFGEQSVRQVVRLSAGGRQLRVRLSNRYGKAPLRIADATVARSGRGAALGPGGLRTLRFGDAREVTIAPGAERVSDSFRLPVRPLTRLTVTLYLTGSAGPVSFHAEGLTTAYRADGNRTRDVTGRPFQGPTTLATYALSDVEVSGPVPGATNATNAENTEDAEDAENGRSAGRSDSRRNAAEGTVVAFGDSITDGSGSTPDTDRRYPDRLAELLTAAGSRLAVVNTGISGNRLLSDNLCYGERALTRFRHDVLARPGVRTAVVLIGINDIGAARSPDTGCGVTPESTARQLIDGHKALIRAARAQGVTVVGATLLPFRNALYGYWSPAKNALRKEVNHWLRTSGAYDRVVDLDRVLRDPADPDRLLAAYDAGDHLHPNDAGMDAIARAVFPYLSHG, via the coding sequence ATGCGTTCCACGTTCCGGCATCTCACCGTCACCGCCGTCGCGGCGGCCACCATGGCAGCGTTTTCCCTGGCCAACACCCCCGCGAGAGCGACGACCGAAGAAAGTGCCGAAGCACCCCCGATAGCAGCGGCCCGCCTCTCCGCACTCGCATCCGCGAACGATTGGTCAGGCGCCTGGGCTGCCGCTCACCAGTACCCGGTGGCGGCCCCTGTGCACCCCTACAACTGGTCCGTCGAGGGGTTCGGCGAGCAGAGCGTGCGGCAGGTCGTCCGGCTCAGCGCCGGGGGAAGACAGCTACGGGTACGGCTGTCGAACCGGTATGGGAAGGCTCCGCTCCGCATCGCGGACGCCACCGTCGCCCGGAGCGGCCGGGGCGCCGCCCTCGGGCCCGGGGGCCTGCGCACCCTGCGCTTCGGGGACGCGCGCGAGGTCACGATCGCGCCCGGCGCCGAGCGGGTCTCGGACTCGTTCCGGCTGCCCGTGCGCCCGCTGACCCGGCTGACGGTCACCCTCTACCTCACCGGCTCCGCAGGGCCCGTCTCCTTCCACGCCGAGGGCCTGACGACGGCGTACCGCGCCGATGGCAACCGGACCCGTGATGTGACCGGACGCCCGTTCCAGGGGCCGACCACGCTCGCCACGTACGCGCTCTCGGACGTGGAGGTCTCCGGCCCGGTCCCGGGCGCCACCAACGCGACAAACGCCGAGAACACCGAGGACGCTGAGGACGCCGAAAACGGCAGGAGCGCGGGGCGGAGCGACAGCCGCCGGAATGCCGCCGAGGGCACCGTCGTCGCCTTCGGGGACTCGATCACCGACGGCTCCGGTTCGACCCCGGACACCGACCGCCGTTATCCGGACCGGCTCGCGGAACTGCTCACCGCCGCCGGGTCCCGGCTCGCGGTGGTCAACACCGGGATCAGCGGCAACCGGCTGCTGTCCGACAACCTCTGCTACGGCGAGAGAGCACTCACCCGCTTCCGGCACGACGTGCTCGCCCGTCCGGGTGTCCGCACGGCCGTCGTCCTGATCGGCATCAATGACATCGGCGCGGCGCGGAGCCCGGACACCGGCTGCGGCGTCACCCCGGAGTCCACCGCCCGGCAGCTCATCGACGGGCACAAGGCCCTGATCCGGGCGGCGAGGGCGCAGGGCGTCACCGTCGTCGGGGCGACGCTGCTCCCGTTCAGGAACGCCCTGTACGGCTACTGGTCCCCGGCGAAGAACGCGCTGCGGAAGGAGGTCAACCACTGGCTCCGGACCAGCGGCGCGTACGACCGTGTCGTCGACCTCGACCGGGTGCTGCGGGACCCCGCCGACCCGGACCGGCTGCTGGCCGCCTATGACGCGGGGGACCACCTCCATCCGAACGACGCGGGCATGGACGCCATCGCCCGCGCGGTGTTCCCGTACCTCTCCCACGGCTGA
- a CDS encoding right-handed parallel beta-helix repeat-containing protein, with the protein MTPRVLHVAPKGRGAHRTITDALRAAADGDGDEIRVAPGEYGERVLLDRSVSLVADRGAGTVLLTAPEPGHPVLELSAPRAVLHGITLVGSDPGKPAAVLFSGTAELTECRISGGRIEIGGSASAVLRDTRVHRAALVGVHLTSSGPVTLDQCTIEDIEGTGVVVAGRAAAVLTGTEVRRVSGSGLRVRGEARAAFHGCGTVGAGRNGLLVEERASVLLLDCRLKDSTGDGVQVTGSSPRGDRAGDPPATADGGVLLVGCEVLRTGGDGVAVTNDADVLLRDSRIRQTTGSGVSAAEESAVEMVDCRVSGVGGSGLLAAARSRLSVRGTSVRGSAANGALAYDSSELTLVESDLMECAFTAVHVGARARAALESVRVGPTPEHGIRATGRAEMALTGGRAVDCAMSGLYLDAEATANVDGLTVIRGKSGVTTVSSGGLLLADCDITAVERSGISLGGGSAAVLRDCRVRDTGTAGVVIEEGSTATVESCVVRDSRGSGLVVGKGADPTVTDTVVSGSAKNGLFVGAGGRGTFERCTFSATVFPAVHVGAGARPVLRGLRVRDTGQDLDLDEGAEPTVEDCTAQDVRTAHWPGPGDRARATPAVGTGTGRADGTGDSARDAERDGEQAGEPPVENLDDLLAELGRLVGLERVKHDVSSLVKLMQMVRRREEAGLPAPPLSRHLVFAGNPGTGKTTVARLYGRILAAVGLLERGHLIEADRSSLVGEYVGHTGPKTQRVFQQAMGGVLFIDEAYSLVPPGIGNDFGQEAIATLVKLMEDHRDAVVVIVAGYSEEMETFIDSNPGLASRFNRTLLFENYETPELVSIVERHAGDHQYRLTEAAGAALHQLFDATPRDRRFGNGRTARQIFQTMTERQAYRVAELAAPTDADLVTLTAEDLPTS; encoded by the coding sequence ATGACCCCCCGGGTCCTGCATGTGGCGCCCAAGGGCCGCGGCGCGCACCGCACCATCACCGACGCGCTGCGCGCCGCCGCCGACGGCGACGGCGACGAGATCCGCGTCGCCCCCGGCGAGTACGGGGAACGGGTCCTGCTGGACCGCTCCGTCTCCCTCGTCGCGGACCGGGGCGCGGGCACGGTCCTCCTCACCGCCCCCGAGCCCGGACACCCCGTCCTGGAACTGTCCGCCCCACGGGCCGTGCTGCACGGCATCACCCTGGTCGGCTCGGACCCCGGGAAACCGGCCGCCGTCCTGTTCTCCGGTACGGCGGAGCTGACGGAGTGCCGGATCAGCGGCGGCCGGATCGAGATCGGCGGCTCCGCGTCGGCCGTGCTGCGCGACACCCGTGTCCACCGCGCCGCGCTGGTCGGCGTCCATCTGACCAGCAGTGGGCCCGTCACCCTCGACCAGTGCACGATCGAGGACATCGAGGGCACCGGGGTCGTGGTCGCCGGGCGGGCGGCGGCCGTGCTGACCGGGACCGAGGTACGCCGGGTCAGCGGCTCGGGCCTGCGGGTGCGCGGCGAGGCGCGGGCGGCCTTCCACGGCTGCGGCACCGTCGGCGCCGGGCGCAACGGGCTGCTGGTCGAGGAGCGGGCCAGCGTCCTGCTGCTGGACTGCCGGCTCAAGGACAGCACCGGCGACGGCGTCCAGGTCACCGGCAGCTCGCCCCGCGGCGACCGGGCCGGGGACCCGCCCGCCACGGCCGACGGCGGAGTCCTGCTGGTGGGCTGCGAGGTGCTGCGCACCGGCGGGGACGGCGTGGCCGTGACGAACGACGCCGATGTCCTGCTCCGGGACAGCCGTATCCGGCAGACCACCGGGTCGGGTGTCTCCGCCGCCGAGGAGTCCGCCGTCGAGATGGTCGACTGCCGGGTCAGCGGCGTCGGCGGCAGCGGTCTGCTCGCCGCCGCGCGCTCCCGGCTCTCCGTGCGCGGCACCTCGGTGCGCGGCAGCGCAGCCAACGGCGCGCTCGCGTACGACAGCTCCGAACTGACGCTGGTGGAGAGCGACCTCATGGAGTGCGCCTTCACCGCCGTCCATGTCGGTGCGCGGGCCCGCGCGGCGCTGGAGTCCGTCCGGGTCGGCCCCACCCCCGAGCACGGCATCCGCGCCACCGGCCGGGCCGAGATGGCGCTGACGGGCGGCCGGGCCGTGGACTGCGCCATGTCCGGGCTGTACCTGGACGCGGAGGCGACCGCGAACGTCGACGGCCTCACCGTGATCCGCGGGAAGAGCGGTGTCACCACCGTCTCCTCCGGCGGTCTCCTGCTCGCCGACTGCGACATCACCGCGGTGGAGCGCTCCGGGATCAGCCTCGGCGGGGGCTCGGCCGCCGTGCTGCGCGACTGCCGGGTCCGTGACACCGGCACGGCGGGGGTGGTGATCGAGGAGGGCTCCACCGCGACCGTCGAGAGCTGTGTCGTACGGGACTCCCGGGGCAGCGGACTGGTGGTCGGCAAGGGCGCCGACCCGACCGTCACCGACACCGTCGTCAGCGGCAGCGCCAAGAACGGGCTGTTCGTCGGTGCGGGCGGCCGGGGCACGTTCGAGCGCTGCACGTTCTCGGCGACGGTGTTCCCCGCCGTGCATGTGGGCGCCGGGGCCAGGCCGGTGCTGCGCGGTCTGCGGGTCAGGGACACCGGGCAGGATCTCGACCTCGACGAGGGCGCGGAGCCCACGGTCGAGGACTGCACCGCGCAGGACGTGCGGACTGCCCACTGGCCCGGACCCGGCGACCGGGCACGGGCCACGCCCGCCGTGGGCACGGGCACGGGCCGGGCGGACGGCACCGGCGACAGCGCGCGGGACGCGGAACGGGATGGGGAGCAGGCCGGGGAGCCCCCCGTGGAGAACCTGGACGACCTGCTGGCCGAGCTGGGCCGGCTAGTCGGCCTGGAACGGGTCAAGCACGATGTCTCCTCGCTGGTGAAGCTGATGCAGATGGTCCGCCGCCGGGAGGAGGCGGGGCTGCCCGCGCCGCCGCTCAGCCGCCATCTGGTCTTCGCGGGGAACCCGGGCACCGGCAAGACGACGGTGGCCCGGCTCTACGGACGCATCCTCGCCGCCGTCGGTCTGCTGGAGCGCGGCCATCTGATCGAGGCCGACCGCTCCTCGCTCGTCGGCGAGTACGTCGGACACACCGGCCCCAAGACCCAGCGGGTCTTCCAGCAGGCCATGGGGGGTGTGCTCTTCATCGACGAGGCGTACTCCCTCGTTCCGCCGGGTATCGGCAACGACTTCGGCCAGGAGGCGATCGCCACCCTGGTGAAGCTGATGGAGGACCACCGGGACGCCGTCGTGGTGATCGTCGCGGGCTACTCCGAGGAGATGGAGACCTTCATCGACTCCAACCCCGGTCTGGCCTCCCGTTTCAACCGCACCCTGCTCTTCGAGAACTACGAGACACCGGAGCTGGTCTCGATCGTCGAGCGGCACGCCGGAGACCATCAGTACCGGCTCACCGAGGCCGCGGGCGCGGCCCTGCACCAGCTCTTCGACGCCACGCCGAGGGACCGCCGCTTCGGCAACGGCCGTACCGCGCGGCAGATCTTCCAGACGATGACGGAGCGTCAGGCGTACCGCGTCGCCGAACTGGCCGCTCCCACCGACGCCGATCTCGTCACCCTCACCGCCGAGGACCTGCCCACCAGCTAG
- a CDS encoding endonuclease/exonuclease/phosphatase family protein, which yields MPCASTEEATVLGRSTRLLAGAMALACAALIGPSAPNDALFARSLPVEAPRDAVPNRVMTWNICNPCKESNASRAAEIARYAPQVIGLQEACVRDVEWIRQYLKSRYGLVYHVEYGTVLQHQGRCGGLPWRPGAFGQALLSAAPMTDHESVEYPDGGSEDRGYMAVTTTVGGRSVRVFNTHLAQRRQEAVRADQTRVLAAAVARHERAIVLGDFNAVPNAPELTRIWELSADEKSPCGPSSAADCEPTTDWQLTFDYIFLRGMAPVEHGVHLTSYSDHHLVHTDVGAPGPTRPVSTHAPSPQAVGPGPGA from the coding sequence ATGCCCTGTGCATCCACGGAGGAGGCGACGGTGCTCGGACGGAGCACACGGCTGCTCGCGGGCGCCATGGCCCTGGCATGCGCGGCGCTCATCGGCCCCAGCGCGCCGAACGACGCCCTCTTCGCCAGGTCGCTGCCGGTCGAAGCCCCCAGGGACGCCGTACCGAACCGGGTCATGACCTGGAACATCTGCAACCCCTGCAAGGAGAGCAACGCGAGCCGGGCGGCGGAGATCGCCCGGTACGCGCCCCAGGTCATCGGCCTCCAGGAGGCGTGCGTACGGGACGTCGAGTGGATACGGCAGTATCTGAAGAGCCGTTACGGGCTGGTCTACCACGTCGAGTACGGGACGGTGCTCCAGCATCAGGGCCGCTGCGGGGGGCTGCCGTGGCGGCCGGGGGCCTTCGGTCAGGCGCTCCTGTCCGCGGCGCCGATGACGGACCACGAGAGTGTGGAGTACCCCGACGGCGGCTCCGAGGACCGCGGATACATGGCGGTCACCACCACGGTGGGCGGCCGGTCCGTCCGGGTCTTCAACACACACCTGGCCCAGCGGCGCCAGGAGGCGGTCCGGGCGGACCAGACCCGGGTCCTCGCCGCCGCCGTCGCCCGGCACGAGCGCGCGATCGTCCTCGGTGACTTCAACGCCGTTCCGAACGCCCCCGAACTCACCAGGATCTGGGAGCTGTCCGCCGACGAGAAGTCCCCGTGCGGCCCCTCGTCCGCCGCCGACTGCGAGCCGACCACCGACTGGCAACTCACGTTCGACTACATCTTTCTGCGGGGCATGGCCCCGGTCGAGCACGGTGTGCATCTGACCTCGTACTCGGACCACCACCTGGTCCACACCGACGTGGGCGCCCCGGGGCCGACCCGGCCGGTGAGCACACACGCGCCGTCGCCGCAGGCCGTGGGCCCGGGCCCGGGAGCCTGA
- a CDS encoding GNAT family N-acetyltransferase, whose protein sequence is MSDARRGVVVRRAGLADVDGLVACSAALFAEDAGARDPSVDLDWPREHGPRRFADGVDDPGRLLLVADRDGEVVGHLTGTVSEGSAIRPVRVATLVSMYVRPAHRGERIGERLVHAFTAWARGKEAELVEVTAYAGNAGAVRFYERNGFAATTVTLEARL, encoded by the coding sequence ATGAGCGATGCACGACGTGGGGTGGTGGTCCGCAGGGCCGGACTCGCCGATGTCGACGGACTGGTGGCGTGCAGCGCCGCCCTGTTCGCCGAGGACGCGGGGGCCCGTGATCCGAGTGTCGACCTCGACTGGCCGCGCGAGCACGGGCCGCGGCGGTTCGCCGACGGTGTCGACGATCCGGGACGGCTGCTGCTCGTCGCCGACCGGGACGGGGAGGTCGTCGGGCATCTCACCGGTACGGTGTCCGAGGGGTCCGCGATACGGCCGGTCAGGGTCGCGACGCTGGTGAGTATGTATGTGCGCCCCGCTCATCGCGGGGAGCGGATCGGCGAGCGCCTGGTCCACGCGTTCACGGCCTGGGCGCGGGGCAAGGAGGCGGAGCTGGTGGAGGTGACGGCGTACGCGGGCAATGCGGGAGCCGTCCGTTTCTACGAGCGCAACGGCTTCGCGGCCACGACGGTGACCCTGGAGGCCCGGTTGTAG
- a CDS encoding peptidoglycan-binding protein: MIFSPRPPRPRPFLRPRRAAVLVTAALFALTPVASPAQGAPSTTAAPRVNWLGMNGDKLAYGRDAQGNRVPDYSYAGYRGGGVPLPAVPARVTVPAPSGQDDTAALQQAIDTASALPPDAQGFRGAVRLGPGRYRIGGTLRVTASGVVIRGSGGATVLAADGARSRTLITFGAKSSYGVVGTPARVTDDYVPVGSGTLTLSSTAGLSVGDAVVVERPTTQAWIDAIGMKGIFTPDWSLRFERRITAISGNRITLDIPLTNALEQQYTQATVYRYTFPRISQVGLENLSADGGAMTAAPDYSSTFYNAALWEFNAVEDSWVSNVVANRFGGAGQTALGPQSRRVSVLRTQMLDMVTTDSSARSNAYLLQGQQNLVQDCRVTATKVHAFTTYGRQAGPNVFSRCTAELVQTTYDSGGHQRWGSGTLYDQLRVDGTLLLVNNGTRGSGHGWSDANSTAYNCVTEGYRIQGPPTAHNWSFGCTGTLLDNSDGEVVSPGKPVLPASLYDQQLADRTS, encoded by the coding sequence TTGATCTTCAGCCCACGACCCCCGCGTCCGCGTCCCTTCCTCCGCCCCCGGCGCGCCGCCGTCCTCGTGACCGCCGCGCTGTTCGCGCTGACCCCCGTCGCGAGCCCGGCGCAGGGCGCCCCGTCCACGACGGCGGCACCGCGCGTGAACTGGCTCGGCATGAACGGAGACAAGCTGGCCTATGGGCGCGACGCGCAAGGAAACCGCGTCCCCGACTACTCGTACGCGGGCTACCGGGGCGGCGGTGTCCCCCTGCCCGCGGTCCCCGCCCGTGTGACCGTGCCCGCCCCCTCCGGGCAGGACGACACGGCGGCGCTCCAGCAGGCCATCGACACCGCCTCCGCGCTGCCGCCCGACGCCCAGGGCTTCCGGGGCGCCGTCCGGCTCGGCCCCGGCCGCTACCGCATCGGCGGCACCCTCCGCGTCACCGCGTCCGGCGTGGTGATCCGCGGCTCCGGCGGCGCCACCGTCCTCGCCGCCGACGGCGCCCGCTCCCGCACGCTCATCACCTTCGGCGCCAAGTCCTCCTACGGCGTCGTGGGCACCCCCGCCCGTGTCACCGACGACTATGTGCCGGTGGGCAGCGGCACGCTCACCCTCTCCTCCACCGCCGGGCTCTCCGTGGGCGACGCGGTCGTCGTGGAACGTCCCACCACCCAGGCGTGGATCGACGCCATCGGCATGAAGGGGATCTTCACCCCCGACTGGAGCCTGCGCTTCGAACGGCGTATCACCGCCATCAGCGGCAACCGGATCACCCTGGACATCCCCCTCACCAACGCGCTGGAGCAGCAGTACACCCAGGCCACCGTCTACCGCTACACCTTCCCCCGGATCAGCCAGGTGGGCCTGGAGAATCTGAGCGCGGACGGCGGGGCGATGACCGCCGCCCCCGACTACTCCAGCACCTTCTACAACGCGGCCCTGTGGGAGTTCAACGCCGTCGAGGACTCCTGGGTCTCCAACGTGGTCGCCAACCGCTTCGGCGGCGCGGGACAGACCGCGCTCGGCCCGCAGAGCCGCCGCGTCTCGGTGCTGCGCACCCAGATGCTCGACATGGTCACCACCGACAGCTCGGCCCGTTCCAACGCCTATCTGCTCCAGGGACAGCAGAACCTCGTCCAGGACTGCCGGGTCACCGCGACCAAGGTGCACGCGTTCACCACCTACGGCCGCCAGGCCGGGCCGAACGTCTTCTCCCGCTGCACCGCCGAACTCGTCCAGACCACCTATGACTCCGGCGGCCACCAGCGCTGGGGCAGCGGAACGCTCTACGACCAGCTCCGGGTCGACGGCACGCTCCTGCTCGTCAACAACGGGACCAGGGGCTCCGGCCACGGCTGGTCCGACGCCAACAGCACCGCGTACAACTGCGTGACCGAGGGATACCGGATCCAGGGTCCGCCGACCGCGCACAACTGGTCCTTCGGCTGCACCGGAACCCTGCTGGACAACAGCGACGGCGAGGTCGTCTCACCCGGGAAACCGGTCCTTCCCGCGAGCCTCTACGACCAGCAGCTCGCGGACCGCACCTCCTAG